The genome window CACTGACTGGTCACACATTTCACAGGTCATGTGTCTTCTGATGTCCACTGGGCTACGAGAATTTTCGTTCAAGACAGTTAATTCCAATTTAACATCATTGGAGAAGTGGGAGGACACATTCCAGCAGGAGCTGGCAAACAGCCTCTGCTGGAATAACCTTCCGCTTATCCACAAgacaattaattcattaagtgATCGCATAATTTCCTCACCATCCTGAACTCTTCAGAGCTGCCATCATCAGCTTCACTATGGGATCTGttccagaaataaaaaaaattatctcatcttcgattgaaaataaaaaagtataTTCTTTCTTACGTTTTTTCACGCAGTTATAGAGCATTCTCTCGCAATGATACTTTTGTATATTCTCCTCGCCTTCCTTCAAGAACACAGTTTTCACAATTGATCTGGGCTTGAAACCTCGTCTCTCGGGGTACAGGTCGTGCCCATACAATTCACCGTGTTCGTCAGGGTATGTCTTCGTCGGAGGAGGGGTATATACAGAGTTCTTAGTATTCGGCTTTTCATTGTTCGGCGTTTCATTAGTAGAGTTAGACATTTCAAATAAGAATAAATTTGAGTTTCACTTGTTTTCACTGTCACCAGCACTTGGTTCCGGTCTTCATGTACTGGGTTGGCTTCAAGAGGTTCTCGATTACATCAGATATGATACTGGAGCACTTGGAGATGGTTTAGAGGTTGGGGCAGCCGGGACCATGTGAGAAACTGTGTCGGTAGTggaggaattatttttccgaAGATAGGTTAGGTAGATTTTTATACAGGGTCTGCTCTCAGGGAATTCCCCGGATTGTTtgggaattgattttttgggattttGGATGGGAATTTGGAGATATATCCTCTTCAAGGTGAGTCACGGAATTATTAAACGCTTTTATCGCCAGCAGTTTCTTCACTTGTAATTGTATATCTCCCATAACCTCAAATGTTAATAACTATTACGAtggtttattattttcacacAGTCAGTAAAGAATTCTgtattttccaaataaaagaataaaaacatTTGTCACACCTACAAAGACACGTAGATTTTAGTCTCCAACGAGTACAGAAAATATGAAGAATCATTTCTATTTTCTATCTTatcacaaataaataaaactagTGAGTACGCTTCAACTTTGGATCAtgagaattttctaataaaGATTCGTGGTCAGTCTGTTTGTTAATGATTTAAACTGCCTCCTGGCGTATGTGATGTCTAGCGATGATTTGTTataaattttgattaaatatATACGCTGATGCTGTGGTGAGTAGATACGTGAGAAGCTCGTGCAACAATTATGGGTGAAATATGAATGGGCAGATGTCAAATTTTTGGCATTACGCCTTCTTCTGGTGCATCAAGTACTTGTACACGTACTGTAGAGCCCTTTGCACTCGACCCTTGTGCTTCAAACCTGGCAGCAGCAGGGAAATactgactgaaaaaaaaatacgagattGATAAAGATGTAAATGGCTGAGGATTCTACAAGAAAAAGGGCAGGGCAATCCCAATCTAATTATTTTGGTCTGAggacaattgaataattaataatcaattgaattgaCTTCACTTACCGATTAAGTAcatcaataataaattgttgaCGATATTCCCCAGCCAGGCTAGTAAACTCAGGCCCAAAGTAATGGATCCATAGTACTAATTGATGGAAAAGAAGAATGagaattgaaaagaaattcaAGACAATAATTCACCTACTAATTTATGACAGAtatgaatgaattaaaatacttACAACTGCCGGCCGATTATTGCGTGCATTTAGTAGATACTTCCAGGTATTCTGAACCTGAATAATCACCTCACTGAGGTTCAGGCATATTTCCTCGAGCTTCTTCTCCTTGTGGCCTGTCCAGGCAGTCGAGGAGATGAATGTCGACGACAATACTGGCACTAAATAGTCAATGAGTGCTGCCAGCAGCAGAGAGATAGAGATTATCGTGACGAACGTCGGCTCCAGCATCCAAATGAACCTTTAACAATTGTCAAGTCATTGACTTTTCAAGAGATATCCcacaattcaacaaaaaaaattaatcagtcaAAAAGGATAAGAATTAACTTTTacagaattaataattatcatttctgcAGGAAGTAACTTTTACTCACAGGAATAACGTAGTGATGGCTCCGAAGATCAACCCAGGATACCATGACTTCTCCCAGAGGATGACTGAATTTATAGGCAAGACAGCCTCTCTCCAAGGCTCCATCCGTCTCTTCAGCTGCTTCATGCATTTTTCCTAGAAGggaaaatcattcattaaatcTTCAGACAGTCCGACTCTCTCATGAACTTGAAAGGTTGACGGAAATATGAATGCTGGCAATTCAGACGCCCTCCAACCCCCAAATCCCCGAAAAATTCCCCATTACAACCCCCAGAGCATCAAAAGAGAATCATCTCACTTTTTCTGAATCCGGCATCCTCCTCAGGACTTAATATTCCCGCAcgagcacttcaaaaatccCTCACAGCCAGTGAAATCTCCTTGTCAAACGTCGCACGACCCTTCACCGAAATAATTCCTCGACCACTACCACTCTATCACTCCCTAGAACAATGTTTCACCCTCCATAGTTgccaaaataattatcttcGATTGAAAAACTATtgggataaataaaaaaaacacatgCGTAGTTCAGTTCACATCACAGGGAAAATGCACGTCGATAACTTCACGACAGATCCTGCCCAGAGGGTGGCGAGGGAAGGAGGAGCGACTAGTTAGCGAATAGAGGTTGTCTATTCGCAAAACAAGCTAATTCTACCGTTTGTAGTAAGTCTGTACTCGTTTGTACTGAGCTTCAAATTTTCGCtactttctcatttttttttaaataaataagcaAAATCCAACATAAGCAGCGACCACAGGCGGAAGACATACAGTACACAGCGCCGCGCACGGCGTCCTGAGGTACTAGTTCAGGTTTTTGCAAAGTATATAGCGTTAAAGCCAAGGCACACGCCAATGTTAGTACTGACTCCGGCGGGGGGAGGCGCCTCGGTCAATTTTGGCAGTTGACGGCAACAAAAAAACTCGTATACTGATAGCCAAGAGGTGATTGCTTTTCGGCAAATGAACTAATTAAGTTGTTTGTACTCGGTTTGTACCCGTTTGTAGTATGCGTAAAATGTTTCATTAGTTTCTAGTGGCTCGCCAAAAGTTATGTTTAGTAAAGGCTCTCATGacttttaaaattgaaataattcgaaAATGTCGTTTTCATGAACAGTGTGTTGACAGTAACCTAAAAAAGTAATGTTTAAACTGATCTAACCGCAATGACAGGATGACAAATATCAATACAATTACGAGTCTCCATGTACAAAAATTAGGTGAGGATTAATTACCTGACATTTGCACATTTTTAGAATCTGTCAAAAATTGtagaacaataaataaaagtgcATTTTTATCTATGACTACAAATTATTTCGAGGTGTTAAGGGTTTGTTAAAAAGCCCGGGAAACTCTTTCCGTTAAATGGTTGACCCAGTCTGTCCTTACTTTGTTCATATTTGCACTGAGGATTGggcaaaatttaaataaaacgggGTTACAGCATGAAACACTACCGCTTCGCATTGGATGATCGATTCTTTATTCTCTCGAGTCgtgtagattttttaattaatttttaacagttaataattttgatgatcTTATTTCAGCCCATAAAATCGAGGAGATTCGCTGCCGAGCCCTCGAGAGTATAATAGCAAAGTTGGAGCACGGATTCACCTGCAATTGCGATGGAGTCAAAAGAGAGCTCGTTTCAAAACTCTTCAATTGGTTCTCCTTTGAGACAGTTCCTCATCCTGGAAAAGTTCTCGAtctgatttattatttactatCGGTTAGTAAATCATTTTGTGATAAAAACAATTCAGCATTGAATTCCAAGTTCAAATCATTATGTCCATGCGAGGAGCACAAGGAAAAATTactttattgaatattcaaaaattttctgaaataatATAGCAATGTGAATAAGAATGATCCTAATAGTTCCGAAAGAAATATCTTCGAAATGAGATTGGTTGAATGATTGGTTGAATTTATAAAGCAAAAAAAGTTTGCTGTAGAGTCGATGAAAACGAACACTATCGAAGAACCTCACACATAAAAATCTTCCAGCAATACAAGGTCACTCCCTTCGAGGATCCCCGCACGAGGACCGACCTACACCAGCTGAGAGCTCGCTTGTCCCCCGAATGGCACCAGAAGCTCGACCAAATCGAGGAATGTCTTGCCCACCTGCCTCCTTCGGGGGAATCGCCCTCTCCACCTCCGCAGTGTCCGTCATCGCCCGAGCCCACAACTATCACAAACGGAACAATTTCCTCCCCTGTGAACACTCCAGTCTCAAAAAAACTCGAAAACTCGATTCGCTGGCTGGTGATGCCCTGGCAGCCGCTGGTGTCCTCCGACAGAGGTGTCCTCTCGGCAGTGGAAGAAGCCCTCACCAACAAGACAGACTCCAGCCTCATAATCCACACCTGCCAGCTGATCACCAATGTAATGCTCCAAGATTTCCCCGCGGAGGTTTTCCTCCAGCGGCCCTCCATCATCTCGATGTTTCAGAACTTTTTGAAGACCTCCGAGGATTCCGAGGTCATCAGAACCATACTAAAGGCCATTCACAAGCTGACAAGATCCCTCCGCTTCAGGATCTACTATTACTGTGACCCGTGCGTTGCCAACAAACGCCAGAGAGTTCTGAAGGACCAGTCAGCATCGTCCTCAGGGAACTCCAGCCAGGAAGACCTTGAAATCGACGAGTCTGTCCTTCAACTCCAGCAGATGCTGATTCCAAACTATTGCATTGAAATCCTTACAAATACTCTGAGATTACTGAATCATCAGTTGCAGGGGCGACCCTTGGAGACCATAAAATCGGTGGTGGGTGTGTCCTCTGAACTCGTGGACCTCCTGAAAATGAGTTTGATGCCGTCGGTATGGCTCTGCTCAGACAGCCTCTCCTTGAAGATTCATGAGGATCTGAAGACTCTGATGAAACTCCTTGGGGATGTCCTGGAGTTCCTCAGGAGCTATAGCACCATCGACTCCTGGAGAATTACGTATTTGCAGCTCCTCTCGATCACCATCAAGTTACTGTCATCATTGGTCCCCCTGGAGGTATCAGATTACGTCCTTCCCGGAGCATTGAAGATGTCTCTAGCTGTTGCTCTCATGGACGCCCCAATATACCTCATTCACTCAGGATTACACTCAACCCTTCAGGAATACGCGAAACATTTCCGAGGGAATGACGAGATGGAGTGCTTCAGGATGTTTGAAGAGACCAGGCTCATTGCAAAATCTTTCAAAGCTGCTGTTTCTCTCTTAAGGTCTTCTGGGGATGAAGACATCGTCAAGAAGATGTACCTCTCTAAGGCGTCGTTGGAATATCACAAGGACTATTCAATTATCAagacatatttttcaattctccagACATTTAATAACTTTAATCCACCGGACAAGTCATTGTCTTCAAGGCTGTTGTTGACCTTGATGGCTCATAGAAACGAAGAGATCAGATTGAAGACATATGGAGAGTGCAGTTCTTTGGTCTCCGCGGCTTTAGGAGTTGAGAGAACCAGGGGAAGGTTTCCCTGGACATGTATTTCCTTCCTCTTTGATAAGAGCATTCTGACGGAGATTATCTGTCACGGAATGAATGATAACGAACGAATTAAGACTTTGGCTGaagatattttaatatttctggTCAAGGGCAAGTTTCAAATGGGGGCGACTGGGTGGGGTTCTTTCCTGGAGGCACTTTATCCAGTGTTTCCTCTCCTTCAAGCCTTGGCAGAGACTGCCTCTCCTCTGGGCCAGTGCATTGGCAAGATGCTGGACCCCGACATGTACAAAGAAATCGGTTTAACGTACCTCGAAGTGCTGAAGGGAAATATACGATTGTTGTTCGCTGCGGATGGATCCATTCGTGAGGAGAGTATCTTCAGGTTGATTTACCTTTTGGGTATGGAACAAGATTCGTCATCGAAACGACCTAGACTGTCATCCCTTCATGGATTACCACTGAGTTCTCTTCTAATTCTGGAACGACAATGTACGTTCAAGAAGCCTCAGGGCACTTACGAGCGCAGCAATTTGTCATCAGTCCTAGAGATGTTAAAAATGCCAAATGTAGAGCCTAAGGTGAGGAAGTCTGCTCTCATACAGGTGTCCGTCATGCTGACCGACACATcccttcataaaatttttataaaggaGAAGGGTCTTGAGACAATTCTCGAGATCTTTGAAAGGTCTTTACTAGAAAACGACTTCGAGAACTACCCAGATTCTGTTGTTCCCATTGTATCCATCCTCAAACTTATCACTTCAACCCAACTATCAGTTCGTCATCAACTCTCAAACGACATCAACATATTCACAAATGTTTTAAGAAGCCTGTTCCTGTTTCCAAATCACGAAACAATCAAGCTCGATACATCGCAACTGCTGTTTCTTTTGCTATTCCACGAGCAAATGATGAACATTGACATTATGATTTCACTTCCTGAGGTAATCATTGCTAGGATGAGAGTTCCTTTCGTCTGCAAAGCTCACTGGAAGTTCAGTATCCATCGTAAAGCTGAGGATTCGCTGGTCTGTTCCAATAATCCCCTAGCTTTAACCTTCTTGAGACAGGTGTGGTCATGGGAATGGAATAACCAAGAGGACATTCTCTGGTCCATGTGTGAGAACGTCAACAATTCTCAGGTTGCTGATGATCTGAAGATTAGACCGCAAGAGCTGTCGACCCTACAATATTCATCGATCCGATTTTACACGCAACAACAACTCTtcaacattaaaaattcaacgacTCATGAAGAAGTCACGTGCGCCCTAGACTACTTGTGGATGTACATTAAATTAGCGGATCTCAATGGCTATGAAAAGAATCTCATTAGCTTTATGTTAATGCCCTGGGCACAATCGTTCGAACGCTTCTTATTGTCTCATCCCACTAGTAAAGAGGACTGCTATCTCTTTGTGGAAATTCTCAACTTCCTAAATATTCTCATGACAATTACCAAAGATCCCGGGATCATCCTCTGGATATCGAAAGCCACAAGGCACATGACAAAGTCCCTCTCTGATCTGTTGAGAAATCTAGACAAAAACTATCAGAATGTTCATCAGTCACTCCTGAAGCTAGTTCGGACCTGCATCAATCTCGAAAGATACCAATGTCACGAAGAAAGTGATAACAATCTTGAGGACTTTGTGGAGATAATCGTTTCAAATCTCTGTTCAAACGATCAACAGCACTTCTACAATCTAGCTTACCTCGATTGGTTGCTGAACTGTTTGACATACCTGACAGGTGATTCTAAGTGGAAGAAGATGCAAAGCAATAAGAATCTGGTATCAACGCTTGGAAACTCCCTCATGGAACTGATAGTCTCCTTCCATGGAAACGGAGCTGTTAGCTTCATGGGTCTCTCCATCACGAAGAACTCGATAATATGTCTGAATCATCTCCTCGATCACATGGAGACTAAAGTCGCCTTCTGGTATGACAACGGAAGAATCATTAACTGGTTGCCAACGTTGTGGACAAATAGGGATCCATTGGTGAGAGCTTCTGCTCTGCAGCTATTGACTGGCCTTGTCCGAGTACCCCATAATGGTCAGAACCTCCTGCACGCCCTCGGGATGGCCCCCAGTGAGCTCTGCCAGACCCTCATCAGAATCGTCGTCAACAGGGAAGAGTCCTGTATCGTGCGGGAGAACGCTGCAATGGCATTAGCACACATCGTAAAGAACTCCAAGTGTTCGTCGTTTAACTACTGCGATTCTCTGAGATCCAACGCCATTATCATCTACGTAGAACAGGCAAATGTTTACCACGAGATTAGCCTCTTGTGTTCAAACTTGTACTTGTCAGCGACTCTAGAACCTCTAGAAGAACCTTCCAATATCGAGAACTTGGAGACATCCAGGTCTACAGCGCCCATGTCAGTCCTTCATTACTATAATTGTCATGACGAACTGTTGATGCTGTCGGCCAAGGATTCAATGGACGATCTTCCGGAGTTTGTGACGACTCCTTCACTAGTGACAGCCATCTGCAGTCTTCTCAATAACCTCATTGTcgtgggggagggagaggttgTCAGCAAGATTTATGAGAGTTCTGTTGAGAAGTACCTCGTCAGCTGCATCACAGCCATTCCTAAAGGAATGCGAAGCCCTCAGCTCTACGAAGTTCTCCAGATGTTCACAAGCATCTGCATTGTTCTCACGAATTGTATCAGCCATTGCGAGGAATTCGCCAGTTCTATTAGCTTTTCTCCGGACTTTTTGTATCTCTTGATGAGTTTTCTGAAGAGGGATTGCGAGTGTCGTGAGATGGAAATGAGGAAAAGGTTGTGGATTGAGATTTTCAACTTGATAAGTGTCTTATCTCTGACAGAAGGACAACATTTCGAAGCGATCAAGACTGCCGTTGAGGTGGCAGATGCACAGACAATTGTTTTCGCGATTTGCCTCGGGATTGAGGATGGAGATGGCGAGCTGAGAATGAGTGCGATAGCTTGTCTAGGTTTTTTATTGGGGCAGGGGATCGAAGAAACAGATCTGATTGGCGATGCTCTTGATGAAATGATTATCAGGGGTGATGAGATGGAAGATAAGCTACAGCATATGCTGGTTGGGGCAAAAGAGTCCAATTCTGCTGGCAGAGCTATCGATGGAAGGGAAACGGCTGGAGCTAGAATCTGTGGAGTATTGATGCACTTGATGATTGCGCATAACTATTCAAATAGTACAAAAAAGAACAGGATTTCGAGGGACAAAGATCTGATTATGGGGACCCTGGCGAATCTCCTTTGTGTGAGCGAGGAGGCCAAGGCTTGTGCTGTACGAGACAAGTTGGGACAGACTTGTCTGATGATCCTGAAGGAATTACACCATCAAATACACAGGAGTAATTCTAAGAGGGAAAAGAATCTGGGGCCATTGCTAAATGATACAACCAAAGTCCTTGTGCTGTTAATGAATTTTGCTTATGGGAGTGCGGAGGTGAAGAGAAGTCTGGCTGTAGCAGGGGTTGCCAATATGGCGCATAAGCTGTGGGTGTGGATCTCCTTGAACGATGATGCTCTTCTTGCGGCCCTAAAGATGATCGCGACACTGACCACCGACTGCCCTGAAGGTATGTATGCGATGTTTAGTAAATAGGTTTACTTATCAGGAGAACCTTCGGTGGATAATGAATTGGCCGAATTATCGTATCTGAAAATATCACTGTGTATCCTCTCCTAGAATCACTCGATCCCCGGATAAAGGATCTATAATAATTTCCACCATCAATTTCTCCTTAAAATAATAGTCCTCTCATCTGTTGTTCCACAGCCGCGCAATCAATGACTCTCACAACGACCCTTCCAGGATCCGGTCCGCGAAGGACCCCGAACACAGTGTCCCTCCTTAACGTGATAATTCATCTGGTCTCTCAAGAGATCGACAAGGCAAGTCAATCCTTCGACAACCATCGATTGCACTTTGCCTTTCACATCCTCAGAAATTCGGTTCACGTCCACGAGTGTCGTGTGACCATCTCCAAGAGCAATCTCCTCCAGTTCTTCACGAAAATTCATCCCTTAACAACAAAACGAAATAAACCCTGGCCACTTATCGAGATTTATTGCCTAGAGTTCTTGATAGACTTTACATATTTTGAAGAGGGACAGACGTGCGTTCCGAAGTTCACCGATGCCTTTGAGGTCCTCATACAGCTGTCGAAATGTCCCTCGTCGACGCAGAGGATCTTGGCTCTCTCGATTCTTCGGAATCTAGGGTTCAATGTCTCCAACAGACCCAGGATCCTTTCGTCTACTGAATTTATCGATCTTTTACACTGGATTTTGAAGAACGGTAGCTTCAGTGAGATAGGAGTGGCTGGATCAATCCTCTGGTCTCTAGTGGCTAACAATCAGAAAGCAAAACTGATTGCCCGAACTGCTGGATTTGCTCAGTCCCTTCAGGAGGTGCTGGGACGCTTGTCATTGGACAAAATGCCTGATGAGAATCAACAAAGGGACCTTGCCAAGATGATTCAGTACGTCATCAAGCTCATTAAGGTTACCGATACCAAGTACAACCTTCACGACTGAACTGaacaaattataattatatttgtAAATAGGGTAAATGTATATTTGTGACCGTTTTATGGCCGAATTATTACTTTAATAatgtaatttgaattttcatagaTTTATTGTTCAATACTTTCTGGATCGTTACGTTAACAAGAAACGACTCAAGAGTTAATGATGAGAATATTTCTATGGCCCATCGAATATCCGGTAAAATGTTCTTTAAACTTCACTCGTACCGGATATTCGAATTGGCTTTTTCCTGTTACGTTCCACCACTTCCTTAATTAAGTATCTATTCCAGCTCTCGTGATTAATTGTTATCGAGCTCAATCAATTGCTATTCATTCATTGAAATCATGTGACAACGTTCAGCGCATCAACTACGCGAGAGAAAAATGGACGATCGGTTTTTTTGTTGAAGACTGGGATAAATTTAGAAGTTTTCTGTGAATAATGATCGAGCGATGATTAGGCAGACGTCAATGGGGGTATTAATGCTTCAGTTAGGTGCGTAATTCCACGAAGTCATTCACTTTCGGCTGAGAATTCTTGCAACAACCTTTTCTCCATCTTTCAGTAGTTAATTTTACACCGGAGGACTCCTAAAACGTTTTCTCAAAATGATCGCAACGCGTTTCCTTAGAATCTCTCGATGAGTTCAGTTTCTTAAAGCCGGAAGAAATTCGTCCGCACCCCATGCCTCTTAAAATGTCCTTGATCCTTCACGAGATCCATCTACATGTTCGTATATTCACGATTAATGTCTCAAACCGAATCATCCTCATTCTATCCATAAGCGCCTCGGAGGACTCTCTCCCCGAGGAAACGATAATCATTTGCCTCTGACGCAAAAGATcgcgtgaaaaaaatttaatgaaaaaactaCTGAGTCGACACAGATGCTACAATACACCACTGAGTTTATCCAGATGCTACGCTTTCACTACAAAAGCAAGgaattgaagaagaaaaaaaaatgttgacagCGAACCGGAAGAATGGAACAGACCGAGGGAATGGACTCGAACGCCTGCGATTATTCATCTTGAAGTGTAAAAGGTGGAGGAAAGAGGCGGCGATGAGTCGTAGTTGGTATTTCGCTgggttttgtttttaatgaagcCCCAGTCCGTTCAAGTGCATCCTCGCAAGCACGTGTTAGCATTTGTCAACAATTCAAACAATACAATTTCTTCGGCATCATCATGATACTGCAGTGACAAGCTTCGTCCAGATAGGATAGCCAAGAGCAGAGTGGGAACTGTCGTAAACTCATTCAGACATATCAACGAAGGAGGAGGTCGAAGAATTGATGCGCTACAGAAATGTAAGgcatgaaaattatcaattttttatcattcacttCGCTCTGTCCTCAACATCTCAGAAACTATTGCAGATAGCCAGGCACTCATCgggaccttttttgtagactTTTTTTTGATCTATAGAAAAGGTGCTTATGATATTTTTGTCATCTCCTCGGGATTTGAAGATATTCAGTGAAAACTTGAAATGAAACGGGAGAAATCCAACATTTTTGTGATAGTTAAAAATGGTTGTTTCTGTTGCTTCTCCTCGTGTGAATTTCATCGTCCTCAACAaatcaaatataaatatgATCACATGATTTTCGGGCAAAATTATCAGATCGAAATTAAGTGAAATCCCACCACCTAACAGCTAATGAAATTAACAATATTATTAGATATGTCTTTTCTATGTCCCCCTTTTCGCcgtacaaaaaatattataacaaAATCTATCTTCTTCGGATTCTCAGATGTCCATCAACAAGTTCTCTGTATTCTAATTCAATGACTTTCCACCCCCGGGTGATCGAGTGATTAGCTAACGATTAAATCTTCTTAATAATTCTCCCACAGTCTATAACCCATTGATTCATCCAATATATCCTGAATTCAATGAATAGATGAAGGCACACGTACCGATTGGGTATCGACTTGGGCGCGTTTATCCGCCCGTTCAGTTTTTGGTCACGTGGTATCGGATGGATTTGCGTCAATGCTGACCTCCGGAGCTTGGTATCCACGCATACCAGCCAGCTCCCCCGTTCACCCGTAGTGGAGACAAACGACTCTTAATGGCCTCTCAGAGGCCTCAGCTCTCTCTTGCCCACtcactctcattttttttcattcgtctcAATGATCCTCATTATTTCGGGATTTTTCGGGGGCACGAGGTGGTCAGGGATTCTCCACTATTTCAAGGAGGGGAGGAGCGAACTGTTATTGAATTATCACGGGAGACCTATTTATTTA of Diachasmimorpha longicaudata isolate KC_UGA_2023 chromosome 3, iyDiaLong2, whole genome shotgun sequence contains these proteins:
- the LOC135160316 gene encoding ADP-ribosylation factor-like protein 6-interacting protein 1, producing MPDSEKEKCMKQLKRRMEPWREAVLPINSVILWEKSWYPGLIFGAITTLFLFIWMLEPTFVTIISISLLLAALIDYLVPVLSSTFISSTAWTGHKEKKLEEICLNLSEVIIQVQNTWKYLLNARNNRPAVYYGSITLGLSLLAWLGNIVNNLLLMYLIVSISLLLPGLKHKGRVQRALQYVYKYLMHQKKA
- the Ana3 gene encoding rotatin → MTNINTITSLHVQKLAHKIEEIRCRALESIIAKLEHGFTCNCDGVKRELVSKLFNWFSFETVPHPGKVLDLIYYLLSQYKVTPFEDPRTRTDLHQLRARLSPEWHQKLDQIEECLAHLPPSGESPSPPPQCPSSPEPTTITNGTISSPVNTPVSKKLENSIRWLVMPWQPLVSSDRGVLSAVEEALTNKTDSSLIIHTCQLITNVMLQDFPAEVFLQRPSIISMFQNFLKTSEDSEVIRTILKAIHKLTRSLRFRIYYYCDPCVANKRQRVLKDQSASSSGNSSQEDLEIDESVLQLQQMLIPNYCIEILTNTLRLLNHQLQGRPLETIKSVVGVSSELVDLLKMSLMPSVWLCSDSLSLKIHEDLKTLMKLLGDVLEFLRSYSTIDSWRITYLQLLSITIKLLSSLVPLEVSDYVLPGALKMSLAVALMDAPIYLIHSGLHSTLQEYAKHFRGNDEMECFRMFEETRLIAKSFKAAVSLLRSSGDEDIVKKMYLSKASLEYHKDYSIIKTYFSILQTFNNFNPPDKSLSSRLLLTLMAHRNEEIRLKTYGECSSLVSAALGVERTRGRFPWTCISFLFDKSILTEIICHGMNDNERIKTLAEDILIFLVKGKFQMGATGWGSFLEALYPVFPLLQALAETASPLGQCIGKMLDPDMYKEIGLTYLEVLKGNIRLLFAADGSIREESIFRLIYLLGMEQDSSSKRPRLSSLHGLPLSSLLILERQCTFKKPQGTYERSNLSSVLEMLKMPNVEPKVRKSALIQVSVMLTDTSLHKIFIKEKGLETILEIFERSLLENDFENYPDSVVPIVSILKLITSTQLSVRHQLSNDINIFTNVLRSLFLFPNHETIKLDTSQLLFLLLFHEQMMNIDIMISLPEVIIARMRVPFVCKAHWKFSIHRKAEDSLVCSNNPLALTFLRQVWSWEWNNQEDILWSMCENVNNSQVADDLKIRPQELSTLQYSSIRFYTQQQLFNIKNSTTHEEVTCALDYLWMYIKLADLNGYEKNLISFMLMPWAQSFERFLLSHPTSKEDCYLFVEILNFLNILMTITKDPGIILWISKATRHMTKSLSDLLRNLDKNYQNVHQSLLKLVRTCINLERYQCHEESDNNLEDFVEIIVSNLCSNDQQHFYNLAYLDWLLNCLTYLTGDSKWKKMQSNKNLVSTLGNSLMELIVSFHGNGAVSFMGLSITKNSIICLNHLLDHMETKVAFWYDNGRIINWLPTLWTNRDPLVRASALQLLTGLVRVPHNGQNLLHALGMAPSELCQTLIRIVVNREESCIVRENAAMALAHIVKNSKCSSFNYCDSLRSNAIIIYVEQANVYHEISLLCSNLYLSATLEPLEEPSNIENLETSRSTAPMSVLHYYNCHDELLMLSAKDSMDDLPEFVTTPSLVTAICSLLNNLIVVGEGEVVSKIYESSVEKYLVSCITAIPKGMRSPQLYEVLQMFTSICIVLTNCISHCEEFASSISFSPDFLYLLMSFLKRDCECREMEMRKRLWIEIFNLISVLSLTEGQHFEAIKTAVEVADAQTIVFAICLGIEDGDGELRMSAIACLGFLLGQGIEETDLIGDALDEMIIRGDEMEDKLQHMLVGAKESNSAGRAIDGRETAGARICGVLMHLMIAHNYSNSTKKNRISRDKDLIMGTLANLLCVSEEAKACAVRDKLGQTCLMILKELHHQIHRSNSKREKNLGPLLNDTTKVLVLLMNFAYGSAEVKRSLAVAGVANMAHKLWVWISLNDDALLAALKMIATLTTDCPEAAQSMTLTTTLPGSGPRRTPNTVSLLNVIIHLVSQEIDKASQSFDNHRLHFAFHILRNSVHVHECRVTISKSNLLQFFTKIHPLTTKRNKPWPLIEIYCLEFLIDFTYFEEGQTCVPKFTDAFEVLIQLSKCPSSTQRILALSILRNLGFNVSNRPRILSSTEFIDLLHWILKNGSFSEIGVAGSILWSLVANNQKAKLIARTAGFAQSLQEVLGRLSLDKMPDENQQRDLAKMIQYVIKLIKVTDTKYNLHD